Proteins encoded together in one Orbaceae bacterium lpD01 window:
- a CDS encoding bile acid:sodium symporter family protein has product MMSWLKRLKIDSFLLILICVVILATLFPCEGNYKVFFENLTTIAIALLFFMHGAKLSSQSIISGMRHWRLHLLIFVSTFLLFPILGLGLQVFVPNFLSNQLYLGFLYLCALPATVQSSIAFTSIARGNVAAAVCSASTSTLLGIFLSPFIVSLLISTNMAKTDMLDAITSIMLKLMLPFVLGHLSRPLILKWIEKHRKLINQTDRTSILLVVYVAFSDAVVNGIWQQVDGWSLLSIVIFSLLLLGVVLIITTCSARYFGFNKADEITIVFCGSKKSLASGIPMASVLFPTSVMGIMVLPLMIFHQIQLMVCAILAAHYAKRPSEDNESRSVN; this is encoded by the coding sequence ATGATGTCCTGGTTAAAACGTCTTAAAATCGACTCTTTTTTATTAATTCTTATCTGCGTCGTGATCCTTGCCACACTATTCCCGTGTGAAGGTAACTATAAAGTCTTCTTTGAAAATTTAACAACCATTGCTATCGCGTTGTTGTTTTTTATGCATGGGGCCAAGCTCTCCTCGCAGTCAATTATCAGCGGCATGCGTCACTGGCGTTTACATTTACTGATCTTTGTAAGTACCTTCTTGCTATTCCCAATATTGGGGCTGGGTTTACAAGTGTTTGTACCTAATTTTCTCTCCAATCAGCTCTATCTGGGATTTTTATACTTGTGTGCACTCCCGGCTACCGTTCAATCCTCGATTGCCTTTACCTCTATCGCGCGCGGTAATGTTGCCGCTGCCGTGTGTAGCGCATCAACCTCAACCCTGTTAGGGATTTTTCTGTCGCCTTTTATTGTCAGTCTATTGATTAGTACCAATATGGCAAAAACCGATATGCTCGATGCGATTACCTCGATCATGCTCAAATTGATGCTGCCTTTTGTACTCGGCCATCTATCCAGACCGCTGATCCTCAAATGGATAGAGAAACATCGTAAGCTAATAAATCAAACTGACCGTACCTCTATCCTGCTGGTCGTGTATGTGGCGTTTAGTGATGCCGTGGTCAATGGTATCTGGCAACAGGTGGACGGTTGGTCACTGCTATCGATTGTGATTTTCTCTTTACTGTTACTCGGCGTAGTCTTAATCATAACCACCTGCAGTGCACGCTATTTTGGCTTTAATAAGGCCGATGAAATTACGATTGTATTTTGTGGGTCCAAAAAGAGCTTAGCTAGCGGTATTCCAATGGCTAGCGTGCTATTTCCAACTTCGGTGATGGGCATCATGGTGCTACCATTAATGATTTTTCATCAAATCCAATTAATGGTG
- a CDS encoding HAD-IA family hydrolase has protein sequence MLQNTTLFPLIEVVKYYYDKKPQALGTGTNRELTLKLLNHFHLADYFDAIMAASDVEQLKPVPATFLRCAALISIRPADCLIFEDALLGIQAALAAGMDVIEINQLEIKKVIAQLST, from the coding sequence CTCTCTTCCCCCTCATCGAGGTGGTTAAATATTATTACGATAAAAAACCGCAGGCATTAGGTACCGGCACCAACCGCGAATTAACCCTTAAGCTCCTCAACCATTTTCATTTAGCTGATTATTTTGATGCTATCATGGCGGCTTCGGATGTTGAACAGCTGAAGCCGGTCCCGGCGACCTTTTTAAGATGTGCGGCGCTTATCAGCATCAGGCCGGCTGACTGCCTGATATTTGAAGATGCTTTATTAGGTATTCAGGCAGCCCTGGCCGCAGGCATGGATGTGATAGAGATTAATCAGCTCGAGATAAAAAAAGTTATCGCTCAATTATCAACTTAA